From Elephas maximus indicus isolate mEleMax1 chromosome 1, mEleMax1 primary haplotype, whole genome shotgun sequence, a single genomic window includes:
- the MCCD1 gene encoding LOW QUALITY PROTEIN: mitochondrial coiled-coil domain protein 1 (The sequence of the model RefSeq protein was modified relative to this genomic sequence to represent the inferred CDS: inserted 1 base in 1 codon; substituted 1 base at 1 genomic stop codon) → MALVKSVLSGPPVEHDFLGGDFCSIFFMVDFLPIMREEYWAAQTAPCLTTTVLPLPWLSQXLLTGLLPSWPLDPQASPGCCSQSPKANTQQTSSSDSGKMRSPPRXGSRPHSTAELAQAEELLERQLELYQALLEGQEGAWKAQALVLKIQKLKEQMRHQESLWGRCLSFLPVPNSLCNTGNTHHTLYKPFN, encoded by the exons ATGGCCTTGGTGAAAAGTGTGCTCTCTGGGCCTCCCGTGGAACATGACTTCCTC GGGGGAGACTTCTGCAGCATCTTCTTCATGGTGGACTTCCTACCCATTATGAGGGAAGA GTACTGGGCAGCTCAGACAGCTCCCTGCCTCACCACCACGGTGCTCCCTCTGCCCTGGCTGTCTC TGCTGTTGACAGGCCTTCTGCCCTCCTGGCCCCTGGACCCCCAGGCCTCCCCGGGGTGCTGCTCCCAGAGCCCCAAGGCAAACACACAGCAGACCAGCTCCTCGGACAGTGGAAAGATGAGGTCACCCCCCAGGTAA GGTTCCAGACCCCATAGCACAGCTGAGCTGGCTCAAGCTGAGGAGTTGCTGGAGCGGCAGCTGGAGCTGTACCAGGCCCTGCTGGAAGGGCAAGAGGGGGCCTGGAAGGCACAGGCCCTGGTGCTCAAGATCCAGAAGCTGAAGGAACAAATGAGACACCAAGAAAGCCTGTGGGGGAGATGCCTAAGCTTCCTACCAGTCCCCAACTCACTCTGCAATACAGGAAATACACACCACACCCTCTACAAGCCCTTCAATTAG